The genomic region TCTGGTGTTGCCGTGTCTGACACACCCTGTGGAGACTATGAGTACCTCGGCAGCCTGCGACCAGAAGGCCACATTGCTCGCGATATGACCCtttttgttgatgatgacagtACTGCCTatcttgttgctgaagatAGAAAAGAAGGTACCCACTTCTTCCAGCTGTCTGACAACTATACAGTGGTTGATTCTTTGGTCGCTACCATTCCATACTCATTCATGTCAGCACTGGAAGCACCAGCTGTTGTGAAAACTGATGGAGTGTACTACTTCTTCGGGAGCCACTTGACTGGTTGGTCGACGGTACGTTCACATCGCTATCTTTCAGGTCTCATACGCTAAAGGCTTTCAGAATAACAACCAATATACAACGACCGAGGACCTCAAGGGATCGTGGTCCAAACCTGCAACCTTTGCGCCAACAGGCAGTAAAACTTGCAATTCCCAGACCACATTCGTCTTTCGAACGGCCGCTGGCAAATTCGTTTACATGGGCGACAGATGGAACAAGAATGAGCTGGACAAGTCTGGGTATATTTGGGAACCGTTGGACATTGATGTTGAAGCAAGGAACGCTTCAATGTCGTGCAGAACGACTTGGCAGCTGTCCGAAGTAGGACTATAAGAGACAGTATAATCAATATTGAAGAGATTGACTATTCAAGAGGGTTCTATGATGAACGTGCCATGTATTTACTTGATTCAAATACTTTCTAGTACAAATCCGTATGACTCAGGTTTAACCTTG from Fusarium oxysporum Fo47 chromosome III, complete sequence harbors:
- a CDS encoding glycosyl hydrolase; protein product: MLPALFLIGCFTTVAASNGVINPGAPLYDTDGRSLQAHGAGLLEVNGTYYLIGENKTRTTSNPRGNLFNSVACYSSKDLLSWEFQNNLLTNTNPHPDLAPDRVIERPKAIYNEETGKYVMWMHVDSSDYGDARSGVAVSDTPCGDYEYLGSLRPEGHIARDMTLFVDDDSTAYLVAEDRKEGTHFFQLSDNYTVVDSLVATIPYSFMSALEAPAVVKTDGVYYFFGSHLTGWSTNNNQYTTTEDLKGSWSKPATFAPTGSKTCNSQTTFVFRTAAGKFVYMGDRWNKNELDKSGYIWEPLDIDVEARNASMSCRTTWQLSEVGL